In Phocoena phocoena chromosome 3, mPhoPho1.1, whole genome shotgun sequence, a single window of DNA contains:
- the NMRK2 gene encoding nicotinamide riboside kinase 2 isoform X2, protein MKYIVGIGGMTNGGKTTLTNSLLKSLPNCCVIHQDDFFKPQDQIAVGEDGFKQWDVLESLDMEAMLSTVQAWMISPRKFARAHGVSVQLDASDTHILILEGFLLYSYKPLVDLYSRRYFLTVPYEECKWRRSTRRYMVPDPPGLFDGHVWPMFQKYKREMEANGVEVVYLDGMKSREELFHQVLEDIQNSLLNRS, encoded by the exons ATGAAGTACATTGTGGGCATCGGAGG CATGACCAACGGCGGCAAGACCACACTGACCAACAGCCTCCTTAAGTCACTGCCCAACTGCTGTGTGATCCACCAGGATGACTTCTTCAAG CCCCAAGACCAAATAGCAGTTGGGGAGGACGGCTTCAAACAGTGGGACG TGCTGGAGTCCCTGGACATGGAGGCCATGCTGAGCACCGTGCAGGCCTGGATGATCAGCCCCCGGAAGTTCGCCCGTGCCCACGGGGTCAGTGTCCAGCTGGACGCTTCAGACACCCACATCCTCATTCTGGAAGGCTTCCTTCTCTACAGCTACAA GCCCCTGGTGGACTTGTATAGCCGACGGTACTTCCTGACCGTCCCGTACGAAGAGTGCAAGTGGAGGAGAAG TACTCGACGCTACATGGTCCCCGACCCCCCCGGCCTCTTCGATGGCCACGTGTGGCCTATGTTCCAGAAGTATAAGCGGGAGATGGAGGCCAATGGCGTGGAAGTGG TGTACCTGGACGGCATGAAGTCCCGCGAGGAGCTCTTCCACCAAGTCCTGGAAGACATTCAGAACTCACTTCTGAACCGCTCCTAG
- the NMRK2 gene encoding nicotinamide riboside kinase 2 isoform X1 gives MKYIVGIGGMTNGGKTTLTNSLLKSLPNCCVIHQDDFFKPAAWAPLFQPQDQIAVGEDGFKQWDVLESLDMEAMLSTVQAWMISPRKFARAHGVSVQLDASDTHILILEGFLLYSYKPLVDLYSRRYFLTVPYEECKWRRSTRRYMVPDPPGLFDGHVWPMFQKYKREMEANGVEVVYLDGMKSREELFHQVLEDIQNSLLNRS, from the exons ATGAAGTACATTGTGGGCATCGGAGG CATGACCAACGGCGGCAAGACCACACTGACCAACAGCCTCCTTAAGTCACTGCCCAACTGCTGTGTGATCCACCAGGATGACTTCTTCAAG CCCGCGGCTTGGGCTCCTCTGTTTCAGCCCCAAGACCAAATAGCAGTTGGGGAGGACGGCTTCAAACAGTGGGACG TGCTGGAGTCCCTGGACATGGAGGCCATGCTGAGCACCGTGCAGGCCTGGATGATCAGCCCCCGGAAGTTCGCCCGTGCCCACGGGGTCAGTGTCCAGCTGGACGCTTCAGACACCCACATCCTCATTCTGGAAGGCTTCCTTCTCTACAGCTACAA GCCCCTGGTGGACTTGTATAGCCGACGGTACTTCCTGACCGTCCCGTACGAAGAGTGCAAGTGGAGGAGAAG TACTCGACGCTACATGGTCCCCGACCCCCCCGGCCTCTTCGATGGCCACGTGTGGCCTATGTTCCAGAAGTATAAGCGGGAGATGGAGGCCAATGGCGTGGAAGTGG TGTACCTGGACGGCATGAAGTCCCGCGAGGAGCTCTTCCACCAAGTCCTGGAAGACATTCAGAACTCACTTCTGAACCGCTCCTAG
- the NMRK2 gene encoding nicotinamide riboside kinase 2 isoform X3, with protein sequence MKYIVGIGGMTNGGKTTLTNSLLKSLPNCCVIHQDDFFKPQDQIAVGEDGFKQWDVLESLDMEAMLSTVQAWMISPRKFARAHGVSVQLDASDTHILILEGFLLYSYNTRRYMVPDPPGLFDGHVWPMFQKYKREMEANGVEVVYLDGMKSREELFHQVLEDIQNSLLNRS encoded by the exons ATGAAGTACATTGTGGGCATCGGAGG CATGACCAACGGCGGCAAGACCACACTGACCAACAGCCTCCTTAAGTCACTGCCCAACTGCTGTGTGATCCACCAGGATGACTTCTTCAAG CCCCAAGACCAAATAGCAGTTGGGGAGGACGGCTTCAAACAGTGGGACG TGCTGGAGTCCCTGGACATGGAGGCCATGCTGAGCACCGTGCAGGCCTGGATGATCAGCCCCCGGAAGTTCGCCCGTGCCCACGGGGTCAGTGTCCAGCTGGACGCTTCAGACACCCACATCCTCATTCTGGAAGGCTTCCTTCTCTACAGCTACAA TACTCGACGCTACATGGTCCCCGACCCCCCCGGCCTCTTCGATGGCCACGTGTGGCCTATGTTCCAGAAGTATAAGCGGGAGATGGAGGCCAATGGCGTGGAAGTGG TGTACCTGGACGGCATGAAGTCCCGCGAGGAGCTCTTCCACCAAGTCCTGGAAGACATTCAGAACTCACTTCTGAACCGCTCCTAG
- the DAPK3 gene encoding death-associated protein kinase 3, translating into MSTFRQEDVEDHYEMGEELGSGQFAIVRKCRQKGTGKEYAAKFIKKRRLSSSRRGVSREEIEREVNILREIRHPNIITLHDIFENKTDVVLILELVSGGELFDFLAEKESLTEDEATQFLKQILDGVHYLHSKRIAHFDLKPENIMLLDKNVPNPRIKLIDFGIAHKIEAGNEFKNIFGTPEFVAPEIVNYEPLGLEADMWSIGVITYILLSGASPFLGETKQETLTNISAVNYDFDEEYFSNTSELAKDFIRRLLVKDPKRRMTIAQSLEHSWIKAIRRRNVRREDSGRKPERRRLKTARLKEYTIKSHSSMPPNNTYVNFERFSKVLEEVAVAEEGLRGLEHSRRLFHEDIEALTAIYEEKEAWYREENESIGQDLRRLRQELHKTEALQRQAQEEAKGALLGASGLRRRFSRLENRYEALAKQVASEMLFVQDLVRAMEQEKLQGGECSLR; encoded by the exons TGGCCAGTTTGCAATTGTGCGGAAATGCCGGCAGAAGGGCACCGGGAAGGAGTACGCGGCCAAGTTCATCAAGAAGCGCCGCTTGTCGTCCAGCCGCCGGGGGGTCAGCCGGGAGGAGATCGAGCGGGAGGTGAACATCCTGCGGGAGATCCGGCACCCCAACATCATCACGCTGCACGACATCTTTGAGAATAAGACCGACGTGGTGCTCATCCTGGAGCTGGTCTCGGGCGGGGAGCTCTTCGATTTCCTGGCGGAGAAGGAGTCGCTGACAGAGGACGAGGCCACCCAGTTCCTCAAGCAGATCTTGGACGGCGTCCATTACCTGCACTCCAAGCGTATCGCCCACTTCGACCTCAAG CCAGAGAACATCATGCTTCTGGACAAAAATGTGCCCAACCCGCGGATCAAGCTCATCGACTTCGGCATCGCCCACAAAATCGAAGCAGGGAACGAGTTCAAGAACATCTTTGGCACCCCGGAGTTCGTGG CTCCCGAGATTGTCAACTACGAGCCCCTGGGTCTGGAGGCGGACATGTG GAGCATTGGCGTCATCACCTACATCCT TTTGAGTGGTGCGTCACCATTCCTGGGAGAGACCAAGCAGGAGACCCTGACCAACATCTCGGCCGTGAACTACGACTTTGACGAGGAGTACTTCAGCAACACCAGCGAGCTGGCCAAGGACTTCATCCGCCGGCTGCTCGTCAAAGACCCCAA GAGGAGAATGACCATCGCCCAGAGCCTGGAGCATTCCTGGATCAAG GCGATCCGGCGGCGGAACGTGCGGCGGGAGGACAGTGGCCGCAAGCCGGAGCGGCGGCGCCTGAAGACAGCCCGCCTCAAGGAGTACACCATCAAGTCGCACTCAAGCATGCCCCCCAACAACACCTACGTCAACTTCGAGCGCTTCTCCAAGGTGCTAGAGGAGGTGGCGGTGGCTGAGGAGGGCCTGCGTGGGCTTGAGCACAGCCGGCGCCTGTTCCACGAGGACATCGAGGCGCTGACGGCAATCTACGAGGAGAAGGAGGCCTGGTACCGCGAGGAGAACGAGAGCATCGGCCAGGACCTGCGGCGGCTGCGCCAGGAGCTGCACAAGACGGAGGCGCTCCAGCGGCAGGCCCAGGAGGAGGCCAAGGGCGCCCTGCTGGGGGCCAGCGGGCTCAGGCGCCGCTTCAGCCGCCTCGAGAACCGCTACGAGGCGCTGGCCAAGCAGGTGGCCTCCGAGATGCTGTTTGTGCAGGATTTGGTGCGTGCCATGGAGCAGGAGAAGCTGCAGGGGGGGGAGTGCAGCCTCCGCTAG